One Edaphobacter flagellatus genomic region harbors:
- the hemE gene encoding uroporphyrinogen decarboxylase, whose amino-acid sequence MESLLSNTPAANHFEIAGNEQIFGASRFVRACLRQHVDRTPVWLLRQAGRYMPEYMAVRKHHSLLDICRTPDIAAEVTITAAERLGVDAAIIFADLLLPFTPMGVDFEFLAGEGPVVHSPVRTLEQVQALRTDRIAELSYVAKAIQKVAHHFSSPRTDGDALGIIGFCGAPFTLASYMIEGGSSRNYIETKRMMYSNSAAWPLLMQKLVEVLVGFAAQQVEAGADVIQIFDSWVGSLSVTDYKEYCLKPTTELVQRVQALGVPVIYFGVDTASLLSTMRETGADVIGLDWRVPLAEGWKALGEGCAVQGNLDPITLFASEEVLQSRIREILQQAAGRPGHIFNLGHGIVPGTPVDNVVKTVEWVKEFSAR is encoded by the coding sequence ATGGAGAGTCTTTTGAGCAATACCCCAGCGGCAAACCACTTTGAAATCGCCGGCAACGAACAAATCTTCGGTGCGAGTCGATTTGTTCGTGCCTGTCTGCGTCAACATGTTGACCGCACCCCAGTGTGGCTTCTGCGGCAGGCTGGCAGATATATGCCTGAATACATGGCAGTGCGAAAGCACCATTCTTTGCTCGATATATGTCGCACCCCTGATATTGCAGCCGAAGTAACGATTACTGCCGCTGAACGGCTTGGCGTGGATGCAGCCATTATCTTTGCAGACCTTCTTCTCCCCTTCACCCCAATGGGAGTTGACTTCGAGTTCCTCGCTGGTGAGGGCCCTGTCGTTCATTCGCCAGTTCGTACACTCGAACAGGTACAGGCCCTACGCACTGACCGCATCGCTGAACTAAGTTACGTCGCCAAAGCCATTCAGAAAGTCGCGCACCACTTCTCTTCTCCGCGCACCGATGGTGACGCACTCGGTATCATCGGCTTCTGTGGAGCTCCTTTTACACTCGCCAGCTATATGATCGAGGGTGGCTCCTCGCGCAACTACATCGAGACCAAGCGCATGATGTATAGCAACAGTGCTGCATGGCCATTGCTGATGCAGAAACTGGTCGAGGTACTTGTAGGCTTCGCTGCGCAACAGGTCGAAGCAGGAGCAGATGTCATCCAGATATTCGACAGCTGGGTAGGTTCCCTGAGCGTAACCGACTACAAAGAGTACTGCCTCAAGCCAACTACCGAACTAGTACAGCGCGTGCAGGCGCTTGGCGTTCCGGTTATCTATTTCGGCGTCGACACAGCTTCTCTCCTTTCGACAATGCGTGAGACCGGAGCAGATGTTATCGGCCTGGACTGGCGTGTTCCTCTCGCCGAAGGATGGAAGGCTCTTGGTGAAGGCTGCGCGGTGCAAGGTAATCTCGACCCAATTACGCTCTTTGCTTCTGAAGAGGTTCTGCAATCGCGTATACGCGAGATTCTCCAACAAGCTGCAGGGCGCCCGGGCCATATCTTTAACTTGGGACACGGCATTGTTCCCGGCACTCCTGTAGACAATGTCGTCAAAACCGTAGAATGGGTAAAGGAGTTCAGCGCACGATGA